One stretch of Roseovarius mucosus DNA includes these proteins:
- a CDS encoding ABC-F family ATP-binding cassette domain-containing protein yields MARAPLLQLTDISLTFGGEPVFHDLSLVVQPGDRVALVGRNGSGKSTLMKVMAGLVEPDRGLRVVTPGISVGYMEQEPDMVGFTTLGDYAASLLDPAEAYRVEMAGEGLKFDPARPVSTASGGERRRAALAKLMAEAPDLMLLDEPTNHLDIEAIAWLENELRETRKGFVLISHDRAFLRELTRATLWIDRGMTRRQEKGFENFEAWRDKVWDDEDQQRHKLDRKIKSEARWAVEGISARRKRNQGRVRALAELRAERSSQIRRQGTAAMAFDSGPTSGRKVIEAVDISKAYGDKLILQKFSIKILRGDRVAFVGPNGVGKTTLLKMLLKEIEPDSGAVTHGTNLVPAVFDQARAQLDPEMTLWESLTGDADMRVSGQADQVLVRGQPRHVVAYLKDFLFDERQARAPVKSLSGGEKARLLLAKLMARESNLLVLDEPTNDLDIETLDLLQELLDDFDGTVLLVSHDRDFLDRVATTTIAMEGDGRATTYAGGWSDYRAQRGADAAMEADKKANKTDTKSPELKQSKAAVTRLSFTEKHRLEELPAVMARLAAEIGKLEELLSDAALFTREPVKFKKATEALTARQSALAEAEEEWLALAERAEG; encoded by the coding sequence ATGGCACGCGCACCTCTTTTACAGCTCACCGACATTTCGCTTACCTTTGGGGGTGAGCCTGTGTTTCATGACCTCTCGCTAGTGGTGCAACCCGGCGACCGGGTGGCGCTTGTGGGGCGCAACGGGTCGGGAAAATCGACGCTGATGAAGGTGATGGCCGGTCTGGTCGAGCCAGATCGCGGGCTTCGGGTTGTGACGCCGGGGATCAGCGTGGGCTATATGGAACAAGAGCCCGATATGGTCGGGTTCACCACGCTCGGCGACTATGCCGCAAGCCTGTTGGACCCGGCTGAGGCCTACCGCGTTGAGATGGCGGGTGAGGGACTGAAATTTGATCCTGCGCGCCCGGTCAGCACGGCGTCGGGGGGCGAGCGGCGGCGCGCGGCCCTGGCCAAGCTGATGGCCGAGGCCCCGGATCTGATGCTGCTCGACGAGCCGACCAACCATCTTGATATCGAGGCGATTGCCTGGTTGGAAAATGAGCTGCGCGAGACGCGCAAGGGCTTTGTTCTGATCAGCCATGACCGTGCGTTTTTGCGTGAACTGACGCGCGCAACCCTCTGGATTGACAGGGGAATGACGCGGCGACAGGAAAAAGGGTTCGAGAATTTCGAGGCTTGGCGCGACAAGGTTTGGGATGATGAGGATCAGCAGCGCCACAAGCTGGATCGCAAGATCAAGTCCGAGGCGCGGTGGGCGGTCGAAGGCATCAGTGCGCGGCGCAAGCGCAATCAGGGTCGGGTGCGCGCCTTGGCCGAATTGCGCGCCGAGCGTAGCAGCCAGATCCGGCGTCAGGGCACGGCGGCCATGGCGTTTGATTCGGGGCCAACGTCGGGCCGCAAGGTGATCGAGGCCGTCGATATTTCAAAGGCTTACGGTGACAAGCTCATCTTGCAGAAGTTCAGCATCAAGATCCTGCGTGGGGATCGCGTGGCCTTTGTCGGCCCCAATGGGGTGGGCAAGACGACATTGCTCAAGATGCTGCTCAAAGAGATAGAGCCCGACAGCGGTGCCGTGACCCATGGCACAAATCTGGTGCCGGCGGTCTTCGATCAGGCAAGAGCGCAGCTTGACCCCGAGATGACCCTTTGGGAGAGCCTGACGGGGGATGCCGATATGCGCGTCTCTGGGCAGGCGGATCAGGTGCTGGTGCGCGGGCAGCCCCGGCATGTGGTGGCCTATCTCAAGGATTTCCTGTTTGACGAGCGGCAGGCGCGTGCGCCGGTCAAGTCGTTGTCCGGGGGAGAGAAGGCCCGGCTTTTGCTGGCCAAGCTGATGGCGCGCGAAAGCAATCTGTTGGTCTTGGACGAGCCGACCAACGATCTCGACATCGAGACGCTGGACCTCTTGCAAGAGTTGCTGGATGATTTCGACGGCACCGTCCTTTTGGTCAGCCATGACCGTGATTTTCTCGACCGTGTGGCGACCACGACCATCGCGATGGAGGGGGATGGCCGGGCCACCACCTATGCCGGGGGCTGGTCGGATTACCGCGCGCAGCGGGGCGCGGATGCCGCCATGGAAGCTGATAAAAAGGCAAATAAAACAGACACCAAGTCACCGGAGTTGAAGCAATCCAAGGCCGCTGTCACGCGGCTCAGCTTTACGGAAAAGCACCGATTGGAGGAGCTGCCGGCCGTGATGGCACGGCTTGCCGCCGAGATTGGCAAGCTCGAAGAGCTGCTTTCGGATGCCGCGCTTTTTACCCGTGAGCCGGTCAAGTTCAAGAAAGCCACCGAGGCGCTGACCGCCCGTCAGAGCGCCCTGGCCGAGGCGGAAGAGGAATGGCTGGCCTTGGCGGAGCGCGCAGAGGGCTGA
- a CDS encoding GNAT family N-acetyltransferase, translating to MTGLGNQRYQARIGTTPEDRVAAQRLRARAFLGEADGLDCDRFDEICTHVLIEETGSGALVCCFRMLMLNGGAEIAQSYSAQFYDLSALAGFEGKMAEMGRFCIAPGRLDPDILRVAWAAMTRFVDDNGVEMLFGCSSFHGTKTETYLDAFAMLRERHLAPRRWWPQVKAPAVFRFAERLRRHKPDLKLAMRHMPPLLRTYLMMGGWVSDHAVIDRHLNTLHVFTGVEIGAIPATRKRLLRALAG from the coding sequence ATGACAGGGCTTGGCAATCAGCGGTATCAGGCACGGATCGGCACCACGCCCGAGGATCGGGTTGCTGCACAACGGTTGCGCGCACGGGCCTTTCTGGGCGAGGCCGATGGGCTGGATTGCGACCGCTTCGATGAAATCTGCACGCATGTTCTGATTGAAGAAACGGGCAGCGGCGCGTTGGTGTGTTGCTTTCGGATGCTGATGCTGAATGGCGGGGCCGAGATTGCGCAGAGCTATTCGGCGCAATTCTATGACTTGTCAGCGCTTGCGGGATTCGAAGGCAAAATGGCCGAGATGGGGCGGTTCTGTATCGCACCGGGGCGGCTTGATCCCGATATCTTGCGGGTGGCATGGGCCGCTATGACGCGGTTTGTCGATGACAATGGCGTTGAGATGCTGTTTGGCTGCTCCTCCTTTCATGGCACCAAGACCGAGACCTATCTGGATGCCTTTGCCATGTTGCGTGAACGGCATCTTGCGCCGCGACGCTGGTGGCCGCAGGTCAAGGCCCCGGCCGTGTTCCGCTTTGCAGAGCGGCTGCGGCGACACAAACCCGACCTGAAGCTGGCGATGCGGCATATGCCGCCCCTCTTGCGCACCTATTTGATGATGGGCGGATGGGTCAGCGATCATGCGGTGATCGACCGGCATCTGAACACCTTGCATGTGTTCACCGGTGTCGAGATCGGGGCCATTCCGGCGACGCGCAAGCGGCTGCTGCGCGCGCTTGCCGGTTGA
- a CDS encoding outer membrane protein assembly factor BamE has translation MTAIRNRVISALALCCLMVVTGCAATYRNHGYVPPEEDLQNLVVGVDSRATVDDVIGPPSLSGVLADGNYYYVRSRVREYGMFRPQVVERRVLAISFNDNDTIANIEEFGLEDGQVVPLARRVTDSSVVSNGFLRQLLSNIGNINPVEGFGN, from the coding sequence ATGACAGCGATCCGAAACCGAGTGATCAGCGCCTTGGCGCTGTGCTGTCTGATGGTCGTCACGGGCTGCGCTGCCACCTATCGCAATCACGGTTATGTTCCACCCGAAGAAGATCTGCAAAACCTCGTGGTGGGCGTGGATAGCCGCGCCACTGTGGATGATGTGATCGGGCCGCCATCGCTCTCGGGGGTGCTGGCGGATGGCAATTATTATTATGTGCGCAGCCGGGTGCGGGAATATGGCATGTTCCGCCCACAGGTGGTGGAGCGCCGCGTTCTGGCGATTTCCTTCAATGACAATGACACGATCGCCAATATCGAGGAATTCGGGCTTGAAGATGGTCAGGTTGTCCCGCTTGCGCGGCGCGTGACCGATTCTTCGGTGGTCAGCAACGGCTTCTTGCGTCAGCTCTTGAGCAATATCGGCAATATCAACCCTGTCGAAGGGTTCGGCAACTAG
- a CDS encoding YceD family protein, whose amino-acid sequence MSQHPQNTRAIRVADLSARRPVTFDIAPDAAEMARIASDLGVLALRKLSLRGTLTAEGRADWLLQAELGATVSQPCVVTLEPVQTRIDESVMRRFSPDARLDAPDPGAEIEMPEDDTLEPLGTEIDLARVMIEALSLALPPYPRKDGAELGQLTVAEEGVTPMQDEETKPFAALSGLRDKLGKPDTE is encoded by the coding sequence ATGTCACAACACCCGCAAAACACCCGAGCGATCCGCGTGGCCGACCTTTCGGCGCGCCGTCCCGTGACCTTCGATATCGCCCCCGACGCCGCAGAGATGGCTCGCATCGCAAGCGATCTTGGGGTGCTGGCTCTGCGCAAGCTGAGCCTGCGCGGCACGCTTACGGCAGAGGGGCGCGCCGACTGGCTCTTGCAGGCCGAACTGGGTGCCACCGTCTCGCAGCCCTGTGTCGTCACGCTTGAACCTGTGCAGACCCGCATCGACGAGTCGGTGATGCGCCGCTTTTCCCCCGACGCGCGGCTTGACGCCCCGGATCCGGGCGCCGAGATCGAGATGCCCGAGGATGACACACTCGAACCGCTGGGCACGGAAATCGACCTTGCGCGCGTGATGATCGAGGCGCTGAGCCTCGCCCTGCCCCCCTATCCTCGCAAGGATGGGGCCGAACTTGGTCAACTGACCGTGGCCGAAGAGGGCGTGACCCCGATGCAGGACGAGGAAACCAAACCATTCGCCGCCCTTTCGGGCCTGCGCGACAAGCTGGGCAAGCCCGACACGGAATGA
- the rpmF gene encoding 50S ribosomal protein L32, translating to MAVQQNKVSKSRRNNRRAHDALVAGNPNECTNCGELKRPHHVCSACGHYADREVVALVEEIDLEDDAA from the coding sequence ATGGCCGTCCAACAGAACAAAGTATCGAAATCGCGCCGCAACAATCGCCGCGCCCATGACGCGCTGGTTGCAGGCAACCCGAACGAGTGCACCAACTGCGGCGAACTGAAGCGCCCGCATCACGTGTGCTCGGCGTGTGGACACTATGCCGACCGTGAGGTCGTGGCATTGGTGGAAGAAATCGACCTGGAAGACGACGCGGCCTGA
- the plsX gene encoding phosphate acyltransferase PlsX — translation MTARRDHSKAGAGRTIISIDAMGGDQGPATVVAGIAYSASKNPDIGFIVHGPKEELERLIAKRRGLAERCEIRHAPEVVTMNDKPSHVVRHGRDTSMWSALESVRMGEATVCVSCGNTGALMLMSVLRLRKLPGIYRPAIAVMWPSKNPQKHNIMLDGGADIRADAKDLMQYALMGASYARNGFGLERPRIGLLNVGTEEHKGRAELKEAYDLIAANARIADFDFVGFVEGRDLPGTKCDVIVTDGFTGNVALKTGEGIAKLIADLLREAFAYSFLSRLASVLAYTSLARLKKRIDPRRANGGVFLGLNGTVVKSHGAADSMGVSSAIKLAFELAQSGFSERLAARVASAALLDQDAHPEPQPEAESE, via the coding sequence ATGACCGCTCGCAGGGACCATTCCAAGGCGGGTGCAGGACGCACCATCATCTCGATTGACGCCATGGGCGGGGATCAGGGGCCGGCAACGGTTGTTGCCGGCATTGCCTATTCTGCGTCCAAAAACCCCGATATCGGCTTTATCGTTCACGGCCCGAAAGAAGAGCTTGAGCGTCTGATAGCCAAGCGTCGCGGCTTGGCCGAACGGTGCGAAATCCGGCATGCCCCCGAAGTCGTCACTATGAACGACAAGCCGTCGCATGTGGTGCGCCACGGGCGTGACACCTCTATGTGGTCCGCGCTCGAATCGGTGCGCATGGGCGAGGCAACCGTATGTGTGTCTTGCGGCAATACCGGCGCGCTCATGCTCATGTCTGTGCTGCGCCTGCGCAAACTGCCGGGCATCTACCGCCCGGCCATTGCCGTGATGTGGCCCTCGAAAAATCCGCAAAAGCATAACATCATGCTCGACGGTGGCGCGGATATCCGCGCCGATGCCAAGGACCTCATGCAATACGCCCTGATGGGTGCGTCTTATGCCCGCAACGGCTTTGGGCTCGAGCGCCCGCGCATTGGCTTGCTCAATGTCGGCACCGAAGAGCACAAGGGCCGCGCCGAGTTGAAAGAGGCCTATGATCTTATCGCCGCCAATGCCCGGATTGCAGATTTCGATTTCGTGGGCTTCGTCGAAGGCCGCGACCTGCCCGGCACCAAATGCGATGTGATCGTCACCGACGGCTTTACCGGCAACGTCGCTCTGAAGACCGGCGAAGGCATCGCCAAACTGATCGCCGACCTTCTGCGCGAGGCCTTTGCCTATTCCTTTCTCTCGCGGCTGGCCTCGGTGCTGGCCTATACCTCGCTTGCGCGCCTGAAAAAGCGGATCGACCCGCGCCGCGCCAATGGTGGGGTCTTCCTCGGGCTGAACGGCACCGTGGTCAAATCGCATGGTGCCGCCGATTCCATGGGCGTCTCCTCGGCGATCAAGCTGGCGTTCGAGCTGGCCCAATCCGGCTTTTCTGAACGGCTGGCGGCGCGGGTTGCCTCCGCCGCCCTGCTCGATCAGGATGCCCACCCAGAGCCCCAACCAGAGGCCGAATCTGAATGA
- a CDS encoding beta-ketoacyl-ACP synthase III, whose protein sequence is MTLRAVVQGIGHYLPERIVPNAEFEATLDTSDEWIRTRSGIERRHFAAKDQPTSDLAVRAARAALEHAGLTPDDIDGIVVATSTPDLTFPSVATMVQSELGMTRGFGFDVQAVCAGFIYALTTANALLLSGQAQRVLVIGAETFSRIMDWTDRSTCVLFGDGAGALVLGLEEGAGTSEDRGILSADLNSDGRYRDMLYVDGGVSTTGEAGKLRMQGNPLFRQAVEKLASTAETALAKIGLSGSDVDWIVPHQANIRIIQGTAKKLGLPMERVIVTVQDHGNTSAASIPLALSVGVASGKIKRGDLLLAEAIGGGLAWGAVALRW, encoded by the coding sequence ATGACACTGCGCGCCGTCGTCCAAGGCATCGGACATTATCTGCCTGAACGTATCGTTCCCAACGCGGAATTCGAAGCAACCCTCGACACGTCGGATGAGTGGATTCGCACGCGCTCTGGCATAGAACGCCGCCATTTCGCGGCCAAGGATCAACCCACCTCGGATCTTGCCGTGCGCGCCGCCCGCGCCGCGCTCGAACATGCGGGCCTCACGCCCGATGACATCGACGGTATCGTCGTGGCCACCTCTACCCCGGATCTGACCTTTCCCTCGGTCGCAACCATGGTGCAAAGCGAATTGGGCATGACCCGCGGCTTCGGCTTTGACGTGCAGGCCGTCTGCGCAGGCTTTATCTACGCGCTCACCACCGCCAACGCCCTCCTCCTGTCGGGTCAGGCGCAGCGCGTGCTGGTGATCGGCGCAGAAACCTTCAGCCGCATCATGGACTGGACAGACCGCTCCACCTGCGTGCTGTTCGGCGATGGCGCAGGGGCCTTGGTGCTGGGCCTCGAAGAGGGGGCTGGTACATCCGAGGATCGCGGCATCCTCTCTGCCGATCTGAATTCCGACGGGCGCTACCGCGACATGCTCTATGTCGATGGCGGCGTGTCCACCACCGGCGAGGCGGGCAAATTGCGCATGCAAGGGAACCCGCTCTTTCGTCAAGCGGTGGAAAAACTGGCCTCAACCGCCGAAACAGCCCTGGCAAAAATTGGCCTCAGCGGTTCAGACGTGGATTGGATCGTCCCGCATCAGGCCAATATCCGCATCATCCAGGGCACGGCCAAAAAACTGGGCCTGCCGATGGAACGCGTGATCGTCACCGTGCAGGATCATGGCAACACCTCCGCCGCCTCCATCCCCCTCGCGCTCTCGGTTGGCGTGGCCTCGGGCAAGATCAAACGCGGCGATCTCCTCCTTGCCGAGGCGATTGG